From one Pontibacillus sp. HMF3514 genomic stretch:
- a CDS encoding DUF2524 family protein has protein sequence MATRDSMEHLVSEANEKLESAKKELDEAKKLGYKAGEDYTEAQLGLEDMEKEIDKMMHSANHQQKEELHRLHLQVSQCLNDMILDHEDLNQYE, from the coding sequence ATGGCTACACGAGATTCCATGGAGCATTTAGTTTCCGAAGCCAATGAAAAGTTAGAATCCGCAAAAAAAGAATTAGATGAAGCCAAGAAACTAGGGTATAAAGCTGGTGAAGATTATACAGAAGCACAACTAGGCCTGGAAGATATGGAGAAAGAAATCGATAAAATGATGCACAGTGCCAACCACCAGCAAAAAGAAGAGCTGCACCGACTACATTTGCAAGTATCACAATGCTTAAATGATATGATTTTAGATCATGAAGATTTAAATCAATATGAATAA